From the Oleiphilus messinensis genome, one window contains:
- a CDS encoding DUF1963 domain-containing protein, with product MTTDFSNYVQQHSREALLVSKVFSDTHSYSFFGGRPLMPEGMEWPKSEVSGKLRSMPFLGQINLSDIKDFQILPDEMPTEGILYFFYNEALNYGGNENAPCVLYCEDTNNLVPRDQPEPHSSIIGKDELAGGFAHRAGKATYLHFPRLSYPKYEVDFAAFKDIQHPDQVLSRREELKFKDDYLSIMNIEVENALKKIYGESFNDHTDVSQFPFLKVLDPNKEATGCFDYQESSILSGLVDSWPQAWIHIGLLISSSEIFCQGGTNFNKGGFGAVIPDDPDKDRFIQECEHWLNEAKKNPFTRVPEDQKLRFLNWASQHYQESFRKWDQDRSQVLHKKILYFFASLQGAAFDATNLCLELEQSKRDLLTVKEKEAYIKQTTSEPHVYGFHAKHQIFGFGYNTQGEAEANVENVLLLQLYTDHSMLWSFCDLGLLQFWITHEDLQALRFDKAFVSQS from the coding sequence ATGACAACAGACTTTAGCAATTACGTACAACAACACTCGAGAGAAGCTTTATTGGTCTCAAAAGTGTTTTCAGACACACATTCTTATAGTTTCTTCGGTGGGCGACCACTAATGCCTGAAGGTATGGAATGGCCAAAATCTGAAGTATCGGGAAAGCTCCGCTCCATGCCTTTTTTGGGGCAAATTAATTTATCAGATATTAAAGATTTTCAAATTTTACCAGATGAAATGCCTACCGAAGGAATATTATATTTCTTTTACAATGAAGCGTTAAATTACGGAGGAAACGAGAATGCTCCCTGTGTACTCTATTGCGAGGATACAAACAATTTAGTACCCCGTGACCAGCCTGAACCTCACTCTTCTATTATTGGGAAAGACGAGCTTGCTGGCGGATTTGCACACCGTGCAGGTAAAGCGACGTACCTCCATTTTCCTCGACTTTCTTACCCAAAATATGAAGTTGATTTTGCGGCGTTTAAAGATATACAGCATCCTGACCAAGTACTTTCTAGAAGAGAAGAACTTAAATTCAAGGATGATTACCTATCTATAATGAACATTGAAGTTGAGAATGCCTTAAAGAAGATTTATGGAGAATCTTTCAATGATCACACTGACGTGAGTCAGTTTCCGTTCTTGAAAGTTCTGGACCCAAACAAAGAGGCAACTGGATGCTTCGATTATCAAGAAAGCTCAATATTATCTGGACTTGTGGATTCATGGCCGCAAGCATGGATCCATATTGGTCTGCTTATAAGCAGCAGCGAAATCTTTTGTCAAGGAGGGACTAACTTCAATAAAGGTGGGTTCGGTGCTGTCATACCTGATGACCCAGACAAAGATCGTTTTATTCAGGAATGTGAACATTGGTTAAATGAGGCTAAAAAAAATCCATTCACTAGAGTTCCCGAAGATCAAAAATTACGTTTTTTGAATTGGGCATCTCAACACTATCAAGAGAGCTTCAGAAAGTGGGATCAAGATCGTTCGCAGGTTTTGCACAAAAAAATCCTTTATTTTTTTGCGAGCTTACAGGGGGCTGCTTTTGATGCCACCAACTTGTGCTTGGAGTTGGAACAGTCAAAAAGAGACTTGCTTACTGTTAAAGAGAAAGAAGCCTATATTAAACAGACTACCAGTGAACCGCATGTCTACGGATTCCACGCAAAACACCAAATATTTGGGTTTGGTTACAATACTCAAGGCGAAGCCGAGGCAAATGTAGAAAATGTCTTGCTACTCCAATTGTATACTGATCACTCAATGTTGTGGTCCTTTTGTGATCTTGGCTTGCTTCAATTTTGGATAACCCATGAAGACCTTCAAGCGCTCCGTTTTGACAAGGCGTTTGTTTCCCAAAGTTAA
- a CDS encoding IS3 family transposase (programmed frameshift), with the protein MAVRKKYSKEFKLDAISLVIDQGYSKAEAARNLGINPNVLGRWIKEHENDDGHAFRGNGKLTPEQEELRRLREENKRLKMERDILKKGGHLFCHGSKVKYAFITQHKKVWPVGIMCQQLGVTRSGYYSYLQRQDNKPDDPTHSEMIEWIQDIAKSSDDTYGYRRMKTALNVLGYPVGRNKTRKLMKEAGIKVKHKKKYKVTTNSNHKQPVFDNLLDREFAVEQPDQVYASDITYVWTQEGWLYLAVVIDLYSRKVVGWNMSSRMKAQMVCDALKMAVWQRRPEAGLIHHSDRGSQYASRDFRKLLKLHGFKGSMSKKGDCWDNAVVESFFGTLKQERVQWKSYQTRAEAQRDILEYISVFYNNERLHSYLDYRSPVQFEKEMVELRKVA; encoded by the exons ATGGCTGTAAGAAAGAAGTACTCAAAAGAATTTAAATTAGATGCGATTAGCTTGGTAATAGATCAAGGCTATTCGAAGGCAGAAGCGGCAAGAAATCTTGGCATTAATCCAAATGTGCTTGGACGTTGGATTAAAGAGCATGAAAATGATGACGGTCATGCGTTTCGTGGAAATGGAAAACTGACGCCTGAGCAGGAAGAGCTTCGTCGTTTGCGAGAAGAAAACAAACGACTAAAGATGGAGCGCGATATATTAAAAAAAG GCGGCCACCTTTTTTGCCACGGAAGCAAAGTAAAATACGCTTTCATCACCCAGCATAAAAAGGTGTGGCCCGTTGGCATTATGTGCCAGCAATTGGGTGTAACGCGCTCAGGCTATTACAGCTATTTACAGCGTCAAGACAATAAACCTGATGATCCGACTCATTCGGAGATGATTGAGTGGATACAAGATATAGCCAAATCAAGTGATGATACCTATGGCTATCGCAGGATGAAAACAGCATTAAATGTTTTGGGTTACCCGGTTGGCCGGAACAAAACCAGAAAACTGATGAAAGAAGCGGGAATAAAAGTCAAACACAAGAAGAAATACAAAGTAACGACAAACAGCAACCATAAGCAGCCGGTTTTCGATAATCTTCTCGATCGTGAGTTTGCTGTTGAGCAGCCTGACCAGGTCTATGCGTCCGATATCACATACGTCTGGACACAGGAAGGTTGGTTGTATTTAGCGGTAGTGATAGATCTTTACTCTAGAAAAGTAGTTGGATGGAATATGAGCTCACGCATGAAAGCGCAAATGGTTTGTGATGCGCTCAAAATGGCAGTTTGGCAGCGTCGCCCTGAAGCTGGGCTAATACACCACTCTGATCGCGGCTCACAGTATGCCAGCAGGGATTTTAGAAAACTTCTTAAACTACATGGTTTTAAAGGCAGCATGAGTAAGAAGGGTGACTGCTGGGATAATGCCGTCGTTGAAAGTTTCTTTGGCACTTTAAAGCAGGAGCGAGTTCAGTGGAAAAGCTATCAAACAAGAGCTGAAGCTCAGCGGGACATCCTGGAATATATTTCTGTGTTTTATAACAATGAGCGGCTGCATTCGTACCTCGATTACAGAAGTCCGGTACAGTTTGAAAAAGAAATGGTTGAATTAAGAAAAGTAGCTTAA
- a CDS encoding ABZJ_00895 family protein: protein MKEPNMQRTVDTAGTPKTLAPYLIRFTLAYLALSAITALIFSLLEMDGSSGVSAVVLFSAGFIAVDKFIRDHKRPPEPREQLMLTLHSFSIMWVISLVTMVLLGYLLLDEATRVIVLSTLSEVGSIWLIGGFIVLSLITFGLLWLAYGWMARKHYATLCKAGKLEPVNEPPHK, encoded by the coding sequence ATGAAGGAACCCAATATGCAACGGACTGTAGACACTGCTGGTACTCCAAAGACACTAGCGCCCTATCTGATTCGATTTACGCTGGCTTATCTGGCACTGAGTGCAATCACCGCGCTTATTTTTTCACTGCTGGAAATGGATGGCAGTTCCGGTGTTTCCGCCGTGGTTTTGTTTAGCGCGGGTTTTATCGCCGTCGACAAGTTTATCCGAGACCATAAGCGCCCGCCGGAACCACGGGAGCAACTCATGCTCACATTGCATTCTTTCTCGATTATGTGGGTAATTTCATTGGTCACGATGGTGCTGCTTGGTTATCTGCTGCTCGATGAGGCAACTCGGGTGATTGTACTGAGCACGCTCTCCGAGGTCGGCAGTATCTGGTTGATTGGTGGTTTTATCGTGCTCAGCCTGATTACATTCGGACTGCTCTGGCTTGCCTATGGCTGGATGGCTCGCAAGCATTACGCAACGCTGTGCAAAGCAGGCAAACTTGAGCCGGTTAACGAGCCCCCTCATAAATAA
- a CDS encoding imm11 family protein: protein MFYRFLSKLATQERLEVFPVPLKGSSWEKPAAWIPYMRDYEEKFNPIQLSKDTSGVNLFQAPYYTESGSRGLRLRYHVEKAIEKVPDIWGIEGRLIVSEKFKRVLESVDDMHHEYISIEIIDWNETTITTDQPYYWFNQRRFLTIDPFDRVVNHMEVGFCPIPGEEDFMARVLETQCLRELLEQFPIWQHIGLKGMEGRMSQVRCLLYMNQKLVDALEAVNVTGMDKYSQKYGIGEESLCEI from the coding sequence ATGTTTTATCGGTTCCTTTCGAAACTTGCAACGCAAGAGCGTTTGGAAGTGTTTCCTGTGCCATTGAAGGGTAGTAGTTGGGAAAAACCAGCTGCCTGGATACCTTACATGAGAGATTACGAAGAAAAATTCAATCCAATTCAACTATCCAAAGATACCTCTGGTGTCAATCTGTTCCAAGCACCGTATTACACTGAGTCTGGTTCTCGTGGGCTACGGCTTCGATATCACGTGGAGAAGGCGATTGAGAAAGTACCTGATATTTGGGGCATTGAAGGACGGCTGATTGTTTCTGAAAAATTTAAGCGCGTTCTCGAATCAGTTGACGATATGCATCATGAATATATTTCAATTGAAATTATTGATTGGAACGAAACAACAATAACAACAGACCAACCTTATTATTGGTTTAATCAACGGCGATTTTTAACGATTGATCCGTTTGACCGAGTTGTAAATCACATGGAAGTAGGTTTTTGTCCAATACCGGGTGAAGAGGATTTTATGGCCCGAGTGCTAGAGACTCAATGCTTACGCGAACTGCTGGAACAATTCCCCATCTGGCAACACATTGGCCTAAAAGGAATGGAAGGCAGAATGTCCCAAGTACGTTGTTTGTTGTATATGAACCAAAAATTAGTTGACGCTTTAGAGGCTGTGAATGTTACTGGCATGGATAAATACAGCCAGAAATATGGTATCGGGGAAGAGTCATTATGCGAAATTTAA
- a CDS encoding imm11 family protein, with translation MFYRFLSKLATQERLEAFPVPIPNSDKSGWMPVTKNYEQNFKPIDTGFNGVVMYQAPRYEELGPHGLCLRFHKGKENEVPPDIWGVEGRLIVSDKVRRVIESVDEMSHEYIQIQCIDHQEKPIATEQNYYWFNQRRFLKITPSDRVATREELGFCPFQGEEDFLANVLDARLLRECIEKFPLWQHYGIEGISGRLSPARCVLYLNQFMFNELTKKKLSGIDLYSQKFGVGEESLIEL, from the coding sequence ATGTTTTATAGATTCTTATCCAAGCTCGCCACACAAGAACGATTGGAAGCATTTCCAGTACCGATTCCCAATAGTGATAAGTCTGGATGGATGCCGGTCACGAAAAACTACGAGCAAAACTTTAAACCTATCGACACGGGTTTTAATGGTGTAGTGATGTACCAGGCTCCACGGTATGAAGAGTTAGGGCCCCATGGTCTTTGCCTTCGTTTTCATAAAGGCAAGGAAAATGAAGTCCCACCGGATATATGGGGCGTGGAGGGGAGACTGATCGTGTCCGATAAGGTTAGACGTGTGATCGAATCCGTCGATGAAATGTCCCATGAGTACATTCAAATTCAGTGTATCGACCATCAAGAAAAACCAATTGCCACTGAACAAAACTATTACTGGTTTAACCAGAGACGTTTTCTAAAAATTACGCCAAGTGACCGTGTTGCAACTCGCGAGGAATTGGGGTTTTGCCCGTTTCAGGGGGAAGAGGATTTCCTCGCAAACGTTTTGGATGCCAGGCTTTTGAGGGAGTGCATCGAGAAGTTTCCACTCTGGCAACATTATGGAATAGAGGGAATTAGCGGGAGACTATCTCCAGCGCGCTGTGTTCTTTATTTAAATCAATTCATGTTCAATGAACTTACAAAGAAGAAACTTTCAGGAATAGATTTGTATAGTCAAAAGTTTGGAGTTGGCGAAGAATCGCTTATCGAATTATGA
- a CDS encoding substrate-binding periplasmic protein, translating to MYDRYRRFLFLLMFCACTVSPAETIVISTGEWMPLISSRLKNDGPISMVVREAFATQGIAVEFEYYPWKRALEEVNLGRVHGSSAWRVTPERDALYYFSDEVYEGLNVFFHLETNDFDWNSFRDLNRYRIGGVLGYAYSIDFKAAEDRGEFQVIRIRDEKSLVSMLLSDRLDAFPANREVGLHAILVMAPGAYARIRMHPKPLEKKPLHLVLKKDKDGKRLLQRFNQGLAALKKSGRYQLIYEGAR from the coding sequence ATGTATGACCGTTATCGACGGTTTCTGTTTTTGTTAATGTTTTGTGCTTGCACCGTCTCCCCGGCGGAAACCATTGTCATCTCCACAGGGGAATGGATGCCGCTGATATCATCCCGTCTTAAAAACGACGGGCCGATTTCGATGGTAGTTCGAGAAGCATTTGCGACTCAGGGTATCGCGGTGGAATTCGAGTATTATCCCTGGAAGCGCGCGCTGGAGGAAGTCAACCTTGGCAGAGTTCATGGCAGTTCCGCCTGGCGGGTCACACCTGAACGTGATGCGCTTTATTATTTTAGTGATGAAGTTTATGAAGGGTTAAACGTTTTTTTTCATTTGGAGACGAATGATTTCGACTGGAACAGCTTCAGAGACCTGAATCGTTATCGCATTGGCGGGGTGCTTGGTTATGCTTACAGCATCGATTTCAAAGCGGCAGAAGATCGTGGCGAGTTTCAGGTAATCCGGATACGGGATGAGAAAAGTCTGGTTTCGATGTTGCTGTCGGATCGCCTGGACGCATTCCCGGCGAACCGGGAAGTCGGATTACATGCCATTCTCGTTATGGCCCCCGGGGCATACGCTCGTATCAGGATGCACCCCAAGCCGCTGGAAAAAAAGCCCCTTCATCTGGTGCTTAAAAAAGATAAAGACGGAAAGAGGCTGTTACAGCGCTTTAATCAGGGCCTCGCCGCGTTGAAGAAGTCCGGGCGTTATCAGCTTATTTATGAGGGGGCTCGTTAA
- a CDS encoding DUF4261 domain-containing protein has translation MVLLDSPMNLSLSELQSFLREALNNPEISVQGDEADKNNFIILWGKMAFALMHIDSPIPSETFDIALRTSFGLQNGEQLVKAHKAHLIISPINAAGHQLAAIYNALGVMTLADLIREKINVLAHFWSASEILMDADQFKQALAGAESAFSKYRRKEANAWYDLPVQRWVGMRMISPDRQTQFGARTQGLAALTGFEIQIDPFPSSPQEVAKHLYGMASYALNHGPVFKDGDTIGISAEQQFRISRRADNTPVLWVMVIESTCH, from the coding sequence ATGGTTCTGCTCGATTCTCCAATGAACCTCTCACTCTCCGAGTTACAGTCTTTTCTACGCGAAGCGCTCAACAACCCTGAAATTTCCGTGCAAGGTGATGAGGCGGATAAGAACAATTTCATTATTTTGTGGGGGAAAATGGCATTTGCTTTAATGCACATTGATTCGCCAATCCCGTCCGAAACCTTTGACATCGCTTTACGGACCAGTTTTGGACTTCAAAACGGGGAACAGCTGGTTAAAGCGCACAAAGCCCATCTGATTATCTCTCCCATTAACGCTGCCGGGCATCAACTTGCCGCGATTTATAACGCCTTGGGCGTTATGACCTTGGCTGATTTAATAAGGGAAAAAATCAATGTGTTAGCGCACTTCTGGTCTGCATCTGAAATATTAATGGATGCAGATCAATTCAAGCAGGCGCTTGCCGGTGCAGAGAGCGCGTTTTCCAAATATCGTCGTAAAGAAGCCAATGCGTGGTATGACCTTCCGGTACAACGTTGGGTTGGCATGCGAATGATATCCCCAGATCGCCAGACCCAATTTGGTGCCCGGACACAAGGCCTCGCGGCATTAACCGGCTTTGAGATCCAAATCGACCCATTCCCCTCCAGTCCGCAGGAAGTGGCCAAGCACCTGTATGGCATGGCCAGTTATGCGCTGAACCATGGGCCAGTGTTTAAAGACGGCGATACTATCGGGATAAGCGCAGAACAACAATTCCGAATCAGCCGTCGAGCAGATAATACTCCTGTACTTTGGGTAATGGTTATAGAGAGTACTTGTCATTGA